The genomic interval ACAATCTACCGGTATTTAATGCCGCCAACCAAAGGAGTTAGTCATGAAGAAAGTACTTGCTTTGATTTTAGTTTTATTGTTAACATGGACAATTCAATCATTTCCAGCAGAACTTATGTTACCATTTTCTGGTGGCCAAACATGGAGTTGTGATCAAGGAAATTACAATGATCCTGGAAACCAGATGGGCTGGTTTTGTTACTCAGACGAAGATGGAGATGGAGATATTGATGGTACCTATAATAGCAATATGCTATGTACCACAGACTCTCCTGATAGAAAATGGCAATGGTCAAACCCGACCCACAGAGATGGAACGAAATTAAACTATGCCTGGGATTTTAATATGGGGTCTACTTCGGACCTTGGGTTGCCAGTCCAGTCGCCTGCAGATGGAACAATTGTGTATGCTAAAAACAGTAATACTGGCTGGGGTAACACGATAATTATTGATTACGGTGATGGAACTTTTGGTAAGCTTGCTCATCTTCAATTGATCAATGTCTCAGAAGGTCAAAATGTGTCCCAAGGGCAACAAGTGGGTACCTGCGGAGGGACTCCATACTGGTCACCACATATTCACTATCAAACTCAAAGATCCAAAGAAATTACTGAACAAGCAATCAAGTCAACATTCATTGATGCTGAGGAGGCTGATTTCATTCCAAAAGAAGGAGGTAAATACACATCCCTAAACACACACAACCCTTATAACAATTTCAAAGTTGGAATGTTTTATGACGGGTGGAAAATTGAACCCTGGGGGACATCTTTTGGAGGTATTTTTGTTCCATATTCAAGACCATTTGTAATCACTTATTTTCACGAGGGTGGATTAAATTTACTAGGACACCCAGCCAATGAAGTGCGTAAGGGAACAGTTTATGAATTTCCAGGATATCACGCTGAAATGGGAATTGATCTTCCATATATTCAAGACATTCAAAATACCAGTGGTGGATCTCCTTGGTTAACACTTGTCTTAAACCCCTATAAACTAAATCTCCGCATGGGCTATCTTGGGATTGTATTTCCCATCAATGGGAGAATCAGGGATTACTGGAAGGCTTATTATTCACAATTAGGCTATCCTGTCTGCAATGAATATTCAGAAATTGTTAATGGCAAAGAATACGCTGTTCAATGGTTTGAGCGCGGTATTAATAATTTTCTAAAAGTAACCTACAATATTAATGAAGGAACCTTCAATGACCCTGAAACAGATTACTTGAGTTATGGTGACCATCTCAACCAATCTGTTTGGGACAATCTTGGTTGTCCATTAGGAGTTTGCGGAGTGGGTGGAGACGGAGAAGACCCAAACCCTGAACCATATCCACCTACGCCAACCGCCTATACTTTTGGACAAGCAAAAATTTGTACAAATATTGATGAGAATTGGAATTGTGTTGATGAAAAATATATTTTCTATAATATTGATAATGGAGTTTTTTCATGGGTAGAAATACTAAATCTATATGAGGCTATTGATTTGAAATGGGTCTGGTATAGTCCAAGTAACAATATTATCAGCCAAATAGAGGAAAGAACTGACCAGCCATATGAAGGGGAATATATCGGATGGTGGCGCCATAACTCATGGGTAGATTTATCTGACTCATCTGAGCGTGGGACATATATGATAAAATT from Patescibacteria group bacterium carries:
- a CDS encoding M23 family metallopeptidase encodes the protein MKKVLALILVLLLTWTIQSFPAELMLPFSGGQTWSCDQGNYNDPGNQMGWFCYSDEDGDGDIDGTYNSNMLCTTDSPDRKWQWSNPTHRDGTKLNYAWDFNMGSTSDLGLPVQSPADGTIVYAKNSNTGWGNTIIIDYGDGTFGKLAHLQLINVSEGQNVSQGQQVGTCGGTPYWSPHIHYQTQRSKEITEQAIKSTFIDAEEADFIPKEGGKYTSLNTHNPYNNFKVGMFYDGWKIEPWGTSFGGIFVPYSRPFVITYFHEGGLNLLGHPANEVRKGTVYEFPGYHAEMGIDLPYIQDIQNTSGGSPWLTLVLNPYKLNLRMGYLGIVFPINGRIRDYWKAYYSQLGYPVCNEYSEIVNGKEYAVQWFERGINNFLKVTYNINEGTFNDPETDYLSYGDHLNQSVWDNLGCPLGVCGVGGDGEDPNPEPYPPTPTAYTFGQAKICTNIDENWNCVDEKYIFYNIDNGVFSWVEILNLYEAIDLKWVWYSPSNNIISQIEERTDQPYEGEYIGWWRHNSWVDLSDSSERGTYMIKFYINNILTSTSFFELKEIGELLLPPAGLIIN